ATTCGGAATACACAATGATGGAAAAATCTCTACTTAGCTTTGCCCTTGGATTGAAAAACGCAATATCTCGCGGCGGAACCTTTTGCTCCAAAGCCCCTCTTGGAACTAGGATCTGTGTTTTTCCCTCAGTAATGGTTGTGATTTGGTCATCTAACTGCAATTGATCGCAAGTATTTTTCTCTAAAACGGTTTAATACGTATCTGTTCGAGTCAGACTCGTGCTGGTGTGTGGTGTAGATGAGGCAGGAAGAGGTTCCATGCTTGGTCCTTTGGTTGTCGCCGCAATTGCAATAGAAAAATCAAAAATCCCTGAACTAGAAAAAATAGGAGTCAAAGATTCCAAGAAACTATCGCCAAAGATGCGAGAAAAACTATACAAGAAAATAATCAAAATTGTTGATAACTATCAAATATCAAAGGCAACTCCAAAACAGATTGATCTGGCAGTAAGCCAACACAAGCTTAACAACCTAGAATTGATTCACATGGCCAAAGTCATAACAAAACTACAACCTTCGATATCCTATGTTGACTCATGCGATGTGAATGCAACTCGATTTGGCAAAGAGATTGCCAAAATCACTCATAGCAAAATAAAGTCATATCATCATGCAGATTCGAAATTTGTTGTAGTGTCTGCGGCATCAATTATTGCAAAGGTGACACGCGACAGAGCAATTGCAAGCCTTTCAAAAAAACATCCCGTCGGCAGTGGCTATCCGTCTGATTCCAAAACAA
The Nitrososphaerota archaeon genome window above contains:
- a CDS encoding ribonuclease HII → MLVCGVDEAGRGSMLGPLVVAAIAIEKSKIPELEKIGVKDSKKLSPKMREKLYKKIIKIVDNYQISKATPKQIDLAVSQHKLNNLELIHMAKVITKLQPSISYVDSCDVNATRFGKEIAKITHSKIKSYHHADSKFVVVSAASIIAKVTRDRAIASLSKKHPVGSGYPSDSKTISFVKHWFLQNGNLPAYVRKSWAPAKLIVSQTLA